From a region of the Enterobacter sp. JBIWA008 genome:
- a CDS encoding aldo/keto reductase, with protein sequence MRYQKLGNTGLFVSELCLGTMTFGGEGGMWGKIGQLQQSEAEQLVGRALDAGINFIDTADVYSEGRSEEITGQALKNLKIPRENVVVATKVFGETGTAGVNSRGSSRYHIISSVKESLRRMQLDHIDLYQLHGFDPATPIEEMLYALDNLVQHGHVRYIGVSNWAAWQIAKALGISERLGLARFASLQAYYTIAGRDLERELVPIMQSEGVGLMVWSPLAGGLLSGKYGRDGQSEAGGRRLEFDFPPVNKDRAFDCVDVMRTIAESKGVSVAQIALAWLLHQKAVTSVIIGAKRVEQLDDNIAATGIRLSEDELKQLDAVSALPREYPGWMLERQGEYRRHQLAQQ encoded by the coding sequence ATGCGTTATCAAAAACTGGGCAACACCGGACTGTTCGTTTCTGAACTCTGCCTCGGCACCATGACCTTCGGCGGAGAAGGCGGCATGTGGGGCAAGATTGGCCAGCTTCAGCAAAGTGAGGCCGAGCAGCTGGTGGGCCGCGCGCTGGATGCCGGGATCAACTTTATCGACACCGCGGACGTTTACTCTGAAGGGCGCTCGGAGGAGATCACGGGTCAGGCGCTGAAAAACCTGAAAATCCCGCGCGAGAACGTGGTTGTCGCCACGAAAGTGTTCGGCGAAACGGGAACGGCAGGGGTGAACTCACGCGGCAGCTCGCGCTATCACATCATCAGCAGCGTGAAGGAGAGCCTGCGCCGCATGCAGCTCGATCATATCGATCTCTACCAGCTTCACGGCTTCGACCCCGCAACACCGATTGAAGAAATGCTCTATGCGCTGGATAACCTGGTGCAGCACGGCCACGTGCGTTACATCGGCGTCTCGAACTGGGCGGCGTGGCAGATTGCCAAAGCGCTGGGCATTTCCGAGCGTCTCGGGCTGGCGCGTTTCGCATCGCTCCAGGCGTATTACACCATCGCCGGACGCGATCTTGAGCGCGAGCTGGTGCCGATAATGCAGAGCGAAGGCGTCGGGCTGATGGTCTGGAGCCCGCTGGCGGGCGGCCTGCTGAGCGGAAAATATGGCCGCGACGGGCAGAGCGAAGCCGGCGGTCGTCGTCTGGAGTTTGACTTCCCGCCGGTGAACAAAGATCGCGCCTTCGACTGCGTGGACGTGATGCGCACTATCGCCGAAAGCAAGGGCGTCTCCGTCGCGCAAATCGCGCTGGCCTGGCTGCTGCATCAGAAAGCGGTAACCAGCGTCATCATTGGCGCGAAACGCGTCGAACAGCTGGACGACAACATCGCCGCAACGGGGATCCGCTTAAGCGAAGACGAACTTAAGCAGCTTGATGCGGTGAGCGCGCTGCCGCGGGAATATCCTGGCTGGATGCTGGAGCGCCAGGGGGAGTATCGTCGGCATCAACTAGCGCAACAATAA